caaactaaaatattttaagtccCAATTGCTTAACATTACTTAATGCAATAGGTCTCTGGGGTCGGTAAGGGAAGTCAACTTAGTAAATCTCGTTTTCCTCTGAATTAAGTGATTGTCAGAAAGTGAATcacctttccttcccccctcATTAGGCATGCTGCAGTGCAAAAAAGtcctataaaaataattttccttcagTCATTAGTGAAAAGTGAGGAAAACAGGGGCTGCCTAGAATAGGGATGTtgaaatttgagagagagagatccattgGATACCTTACGTGTGTTAGTACAGTACTTTTGTTTGTTCAAACAATTCTGTTTTACGACAAAGGCACTGAAGGATTTTGACACCACCTCTTGGGAGTACGCTCCAGAGTTCCAAACAGCAGACAGTGTAGGCCAGAAGATGTTTATGTTAGACCAGCCAAACTATCAAACTCTGCAACACGCCTCCCACCCCAGTGTTTCCAGTGTTTATAGATCACTTTGCTATCTGAAAGACCTAGttactatttaaaatttaagagttttaaaaaattaatctttcTCCCTGCAAGTAATCAACTCACAGCTGAAATCCCACCCGGTAGGGGCGAACAGCATCACCCTGGACTTTAGGAATCTAAGCAGGACCTGTACGCTCCAAGCTGAGACCTGCTAAAGTGAtcaacattttgatttttcacaGCTTTGAAAGCCTCTAACTGGCTTTTCCATTTTGGATCATTCCAAAGTCGCTTTTATGATGctgggtggggtgaggggtggtGGGCTGACAGTGGGGGGTGCTAAAGTGTTTCTAGTTTGTTCAAACTGAGAGTCACTGAGTAATTTCCTTCAAAATGAGGAAAGTGTAGAAGCCGGCTAGTCTTATACCACAGTTTCATTGCCTTTCCCTGGCTTCACCCAACCattccccctcttctctctctttacctTCCCAGAATTCACCAATCGGTTAGAACATTTTTGCCACGTGTGAAGGGTTTTGGCTGACCAAATCCACATGCCTGAAGTGATGCCCACAAGCAAAGACATAAAAATTTTCAACATTTCCACTGCCATATTAGAGTCATCTGCAGAATACCGAAAGAGTGCCCAGTTAGAGATTTCATAGAAGTAACAGGCAATCACACAGGTTGCAGGAACCGTGTACAGTACTGAGAAAACCCCGATCTTGACCATTAACCTTTCCAACTTGTCTGTCTTTGTCCCATCTTTTTGAAGATTTGACCGAATTTTGAATAAGGCCACCAAACCCGCTGCAATGAACAGAGTTCCGATCACCAAATATGTAAAGAGAGGAGCCACCACAAAGCCAGTGAGAGCATCTAGGTTTTGGTTCCCAACATAGCACAGGCCTGTGAGTTCATCGGCATCTACTAGTCTCATAATCAAGATGACAATGGTTTTCACTGCAGGGATAGCCCAGGCTGCAATGTGGAAATAAGAGCTGTGCATTTCAATGGCTTCATGACCCCACTTGAGTCCTGCTGCCAAAAACCAAGTAAGTGTCAGAATAACCCACCAAATGGAGCTGGCCATTCCAAAAAAGTACATCAGCAAGAAAATTATTGCACATCCTGTGTTCTTAAGTCCTTCTTGGATGAGAACGGGTTCTGCCGCCTCTTCAAAATCACAGGATATCCTTTCCCGGCCTACAGTCAGCCGAACAATATAAGCAATGCTATAAATATTATAGCACATACTGAGAAATATGATGGGACGCTCAGGGTAAGAAAACCTGGATGAATCGATCAGGAAGGTCAACACAGTGAAGGTGGTAGAGATGAAACACAGGCTGGCCCACACTGCCATCCAAATATCCGTGAACTCCTTAGCTGAGCGGCTATACAAGCCAGCGTCGTAGCCACACTTGAGAACACAGTTCAGGCTCCTTTTTACCCAGATATACTGATCAGAATTGGTTCCCACAGAGTGGCACTCTTCTCCCGGCTGGATGGGGGTTTTGTGAGGCAAGGGCACCTCTTCATCGCCTGGTCCTTCCATGCACATATGGTTGTGGTCATTCTGGGGTGGGAATTTGCTGCAGTTCAGGCTATCTGGCCAGGCAAAACCAAATTCTTTCAGGACTGGTTCACATCGTCTCTTGACTgaaagacacatgccaccacacgGGCCAATGGGGATGTTGATCTTCTCTGTGCACATAGGCACATAAACCGAACAAAGGAAGAACTGGAAAAGTAATAACacgaacaaagaaaacaatgaatgggGCTTTGAGCAAATGCACAAAACTGAGTGAACGCTTCCAGGCAATATCTACTCCTAAGCCAGCCTACTGGGAATATGTCTGTTTACTCTGACTTGAGATACTGGTGCCTACTATCCATCACTTTTACAGTTTCCTTAGTTGGGAATCTAGTAACGCTTTTCAGAggaacataaatgaataaataaatatatggagCTTTCATATCGTTTCCACATAAACCttacaaaaataaacttttaaaaactgacttTCAATATCCCTCTCCTTCTAGCTACCATTTGAAAGATCTAAAAAGTCTAATAAAGTGACTTGGTCACTTAGGTGATGGGTGCTTGACTTTTATCCTCATTTCTCTGTCACCTTAAAAATAACTGTAAGAAAATAGAGATCCTGTTAccattctggtttttttttcctaatttccattttaattttcaaaaggcAATCCCATATTGACAACAGAAAATGTACTAATTTGAGACTGTTAGACTCAAGGAAGAGATATGGGTTAGGGGATCTGATCTCTGGGGATTTGTTTGGCTAGCATTTCGTCAATGAATAATAACGAGACACAATAGGAAGATGTAAACGTTAAGCCCCTGAAATTGCAATACCAGCAGGCGGGAGTCCAGTTGCTGTCCTCAATTCCTCCAGCATTGATAAACAGTCTCCTTGGCTCCTTACAGATGTTGTCTATGGAGTCTAGAGTTACAAGTAACTATTTTCCAGCATGTAAAGGGATCCAGTCTTGACTTTCAAAACAGCTTGGCTGCTTCCCCAggatacatgtaattaaaaatatatatccctGCAAAAGCTGTTTCTCCAACAAAATTGCCACTGATGTCAGCTATGTGCTGTTTCCAAATGAGAGGCAGAGGATCATTTCTTAAGCTTTTATAACCTAGTTTTGAAGTCCTGAAACTTCCACAGGGATATTTCATCAACAACAGGTCTAACCCCACCATCTTCCCCAGACCACAATCCAGCTTTTAAAATGACCTATGTAAAAACACGAGCTGGTAAGTAAACTGTATGTCTGTTTCTTATCTCTCTGCAGGCAGAACTAAAGATCTCTTGAGGTTTCAGTCTGGACAACTCTAACCTCTATTTTTCACCAACTGCTCTCTCTTCTAGCTTTATTAAAGCCACTCAGCCTCACCAACCAAAACATGACCAGtgttaagtttttaaaacttcctttCAATCCACCTCCTGATTGAGTTCGCTGTATATGTGAAATTGTAACTACGTTTGTATATGCAAATTACTTTTCAGGTATTATTGTAGGAAGAATTTCTATATCATCGCAAATATGTaagttttaacattttaatgaCTGCCTccaaaggagaggggagaagttCTTCAGATATGCAAACTACCTTCCTGGAGCTTTTTCAGTCCCTCCAAACACTAAACCTGCCTCCAACCCTAAGGACAAGAAAGAACTCAGGCCAACGCTTTCCTGTACGACCTCTGAAGAGTACAGGGTGACGGCGGAGGCATTCTGCAGGAAACGATTCGACAGTGATATTTTATTTGGTAACCTACACTGAAAAATTCAGGGAGACAGGAGGTCGATGAGCGACCTGGAAGGGCGAAGTTCTATCTCCTTATCACTCCTTCCAAGTTTTAGGTGCAACTGGCTGCCCTGCCAGGACTCGCCCACCAAGCAGCGGCTGCCGGAATCCTTGGCAAAGATAAGCCTCAGCTCCACTGGGGTTAGGGGCTTGGCCAGACATGGGCAGGGGAGAAAAACGGAAGGGCGGGGTGTAAGAATGGGTTCTTTCGCGGGCCAGATGACTTACACAACGTTTTGGCTTCCAGTCTCCAAGAGGGACAGaaaagtggggggtggggtggggggtggaaaTCACTTTTCCACAAGTTGTACCCTCAAGTTAGGAAGGGAACAGAGGGCTTAATCTGTCAGGGATTCCAAGGAAGGAGTTTGGGAGTCCCTGTATATCtccaggggtgggggtaggggcgCCCACCTGCAGCTGGCTGGAGCAGCCGTACTGGATGAGCGGCGTGAAAGTTGTCAGCTGCAGCTCGGCGTCCGTCTGCAGCTCGTGTCCCACCAGGTTGGGCATCTTGGTCACGTTGTATCCGAGGTTCTGGCACATGGCGATGCGGATGGGGTCGCAGCGCCTCTCCTCCTCGTCCCCGAAACCCAATGCTGGCCGCAAGAACAGGAGCAACTGCAGCAGCAGCCCCAGCCTGACGCCTCCAGGCGCCCCCGGGACGCTCGGCTCTGTGCCCCGCCAGGCCATGGCCAGAGCCACGGGCAGCAGCGGCGGGGGCTGCTCCAGCAGACACCCCCAGTTTGCACAGGGGCGCCGGTGGCCGCGCTGCTCCCAGCTCCGGATAGGGAGTCCCGTAAGGCGCCAAGAGCGACGAGCGGGCAGCGGCCGCCTCTCCAGCAGCTGTACAAGACTGTGAGGGATATCAGACACCCGGAGCCGGGGCAGAGGGACGGACTGCTAGGGTCATGGCTGCAGGCGGCGATCCCAGAACCCGGCGCCGGCCGAGTCCGGCTTTTCGGCGAAGCCCGCCTGCACTCTACGCCGCGCTGCTCTCACCGCCCCAGCGCTCTGTGGAGCTGGAGGTTCGCAGGGCGGGGGCGGGGCGTGACGGACAACGCGATTGTCCAATGAGAGGTTGCCTTTGGCAGAGGGGGCGGGAAGGGGCGGGGCCTCTCTCCCGCTGTAAGGGTCAGGCCGGGGACCGCAGCCTGAtcctccctcccttgctctctCCAGAGCCGCCCCGCCCCGCTAGGCTTCCAAGCGTTTGGCGTCCTCCCACCCGGATCCATTGCACACTGCGGGCCAGGCGTCGTTGGGAGCCCCGTGGCTCCTGCCCAGCcaacctgctctcctctctcaggTGAGAAGTGTTCACACATCTATGCCCCTTTCATGTTCTCCTTCCAGCTGTCAACTCCAGCCCGGTGGCCACCTCTCTGTATCAAGCAAAATAATGAACACAAAGAACACGGTATTTAGGATTTACACAGATTGTGGCTTTAAATCCtcgctgtgtgaccttgagcaaattGCCCAACCTCTCGGCGTCAGGTTCCTCATCCGTAAAGTGACTTGGGAGGATTAGCGATAAAGCCTGAAATGCTTAGAGCTGGTGCCTGGTACAGCGCGAGTTCGCAGCAATTTTCTCCCCCAGCCAGTGGGGCTGGCGCCCGGCCCCCCGGCCCCGCCCCGCGCTCGGCGCGACCTGCGCCGGAGAGCAACCCGTCTCCAGCCACGGTGGGGGAGGCGCCCCGGAGCAGCAGAGCAGCGGACGGGCTCGCGCTCTGATTTCCTCACCGTACGAAATGAAATTCCACAGGGGGATTCGAAAGGAAATGAGGCCGGGACGCTCCGTGCTTCTCAGCCCGCCGCCCTTCCTGTCTCGGGGACACGGTTTCTAAATAAGGTTGGGAGGGTGAGAGCGCGGGAGGGAAGAGGCTTGACCTGTGCACCCCGGGCGAGGAAGGCGCACAAGCCACAGGGACGCGCCTTTCCAGACCTGGGACACCCCTCGCCTGCATCCTGCACTCCTTTGGTCCCCTTTCTTGCATTGCATGGGGCTTTGGAGATAGGCAAATCTTTCCACTTGGGTTCCAGTCCAGCTTCTCTCCTTTTCACCCACAAAGGGCTTTGTGTTGGttcaccctctctctctttcctttcggCCAGTGGAACGCTCAGCAGGTGATTTCCTAAACCATTAACTTGTTACTTGATTGGTCAAACTAATAGGAGCTCCAAACTCCTATTTGGCAGGCCAACTTGTAGTGAAGTCCTGTCACAGTGGTTCTCAGTACATAAGGTAATGCCTGCAGTGTTAATCATCTAGTACGATGGATGACCGATGAATGATACTGAATAACTCAgatatcattttttttgttgttgttatctggGACAGATCGTGAAAGTCAGGTTGTAAGACTACTTCCTGTTTACCACTGTCGTTTTAAATACACCTCTGACAGCCCAGGTTTGAGGATATGGGTAATCAGTAAAGTGATTCCTACCCTCTTCTTCAG
The DNA window shown above is from Cricetulus griseus strain 17A/GY chromosome 3, alternate assembly CriGri-PICRH-1.0, whole genome shotgun sequence and carries:
- the Fzd4 gene encoding frizzled-4, with product MAWRGTEPSVPGAPGGVRLGLLLQLLLFLRPALGFGDEEERRCDPIRIAMCQNLGYNVTKMPNLVGHELQTDAELQLTTFTPLIQYGCSSQLQFFLCSVYVPMCTEKINIPIGPCGGMCLSVKRRCEPVLKEFGFAWPDSLNCSKFPPQNDHNHMCMEGPGDEEVPLPHKTPIQPGEECHSVGTNSDQYIWVKRSLNCVLKCGYDAGLYSRSAKEFTDIWMAVWASLCFISTTFTVLTFLIDSSRFSYPERPIIFLSMCYNIYSIAYIVRLTVGRERISCDFEEAAEPVLIQEGLKNTGCAIIFLLMYFFGMASSIWWVILTLTWFLAAGLKWGHEAIEMHSSYFHIAAWAIPAVKTIVILIMRLVDADELTGLCYVGNQNLDALTGFVVAPLFTYLVIGTLFIAAGLVALFKIRSNLQKDGTKTDKLERLMVKIGVFSVLYTVPATCVIACYFYEISNWALFRYSADDSNMAVEMLKIFMSLLVGITSGMWIWSAKTLHTWQKCSNRLVNSGKVKREKRGNGWVKPGKGNETVV